The Armatimonadota bacterium genome includes a window with the following:
- the rpsI gene encoding hypothetical protein, with translation MEQILLFIVGLAAGALLGWLASMFRQSAAMATLQERLRQAESAAAESTALRQENEQLKLRVNSLEKEREADAEKLAWAQTAEQSLREAFQSLAAQTLQTNAQEFLKRARDQLDALANQLKGDWGAQKLEIKNLVEPLQKSLAELDQQVQTLERRREGAYEGLTKQIEQLFQSNRDLQHTAATLAQALKSPTVRGRWGEVQLRRVVEMAGLTRHVDFDEQQSTDAGRPDMVVRLPNGGVLPVDAKTPMESFLASIECPEGERAGKLIEHANAVRSRITDLGKKQYWSQFEKTPDFVVMFVPNDSCLSVAYEQDPTLLEYALQQRVLPTTPVTLLALLKAVAYGWQQQQVSENARRIAQLGREIYERIGTFNTHLSDLGKNLTRSVESYNRTVGSLESRLIPSARKLGELGVSADALAEPAPIDLQTRIPLPPEAGTLPEVDIAEAPEEPATPAEDE, from the coding sequence ATGGAGCAGATTTTACTGTTTATCGTGGGACTGGCGGCAGGAGCGCTCCTGGGATGGTTGGCCTCGATGTTCCGCCAGAGCGCCGCCATGGCGACTCTTCAGGAACGCTTGCGCCAAGCCGAGTCAGCCGCCGCCGAGTCCACAGCGCTCCGTCAAGAGAATGAGCAACTCAAACTCCGTGTGAACTCGCTGGAGAAGGAGCGCGAAGCGGACGCTGAAAAGCTGGCGTGGGCACAGACTGCCGAACAATCTCTCCGCGAGGCCTTCCAGTCGCTGGCGGCGCAGACCCTCCAGACCAACGCCCAGGAGTTCCTGAAACGCGCCAGAGACCAGCTCGACGCCCTCGCCAACCAGCTCAAAGGCGACTGGGGCGCGCAGAAGCTGGAGATCAAGAATCTGGTAGAACCCCTGCAAAAGTCGCTCGCGGAGCTGGATCAGCAGGTGCAGACTCTGGAGCGCCGTCGGGAAGGCGCATACGAAGGGTTGACAAAGCAGATCGAGCAACTCTTTCAGAGCAACCGGGATCTGCAGCACACTGCCGCCACGCTTGCACAGGCACTGAAATCCCCCACGGTACGGGGAAGATGGGGAGAGGTGCAGCTCCGGCGCGTTGTGGAGATGGCGGGCCTGACCCGCCACGTGGACTTCGACGAACAACAGTCCACCGACGCCGGGCGGCCAGATATGGTGGTCAGGCTGCCGAACGGCGGCGTGCTCCCGGTTGACGCCAAAACACCGATGGAGTCCTTCCTGGCTTCCATCGAGTGCCCGGAGGGTGAACGGGCAGGAAAGCTGATTGAGCACGCCAACGCCGTCCGCTCGCGCATCACGGATCTGGGCAAAAAGCAGTACTGGAGCCAGTTCGAGAAGACGCCGGACTTCGTGGTGATGTTCGTCCCCAACGACTCCTGTCTGAGCGTGGCTTACGAGCAAGACCCCACCCTTCTGGAATACGCCCTGCAGCAGCGCGTTCTGCCCACCACACCCGTGACGCTGCTGGCGCTCCTCAAGGCTGTTGCATACGGCTGGCAGCAGCAACAGGTGTCCGAAAACGCCCGGCGCATCGCCCAGTTGGGACGGGAGATCTACGAACGGATCGGGACGTTCAACACCCATCTTTCGGATCTGGGCAAGAACCTCACGCGCTCCGTCGAGAGCTACAATCGGACGGTCGGGTCGCTTGAGAGCCGGCTGATTCCATCGGCGCGGAAGCTGGGGGAGCTTGGCGTCTCCGCCGATGCGCTTGCCGAGCCGGCCCCCATAGATCTGCAGACGCGCATCCCCCTCCCACCGGAGGCCGGCACACTGCCGGAGGTGGATATCGCGGAGGCCCCCGAAGAGCCGGCCACCCCCGCCGAAGACGAATGA